In a genomic window of Candidatus Izemoplasma sp.:
- the nuoF gene encoding NADH-quinone oxidoreductase subunit NuoF: MTQTEPIKQYRIALRNCGFINPENIDEYIAVKGYQALGKALTEYTPKEVINIVKEAHLRGRGGGGFPTGLKWELTAREQSDEKYIICNADEGDPGAFMDRSILEGDPHSVLEAMAIAGYAIGSNKGYIYIRAEYPLAISRLQIAIDQARDYGLLGDNIFDSGFDFDIELKLGAGAFVCGEETALINSLQGLRGEPNKKPPFPSVSGFRGKPTSVNNVETFANIPAIIMKGADWFNTIGTEHSKGTKVFALAGKVNNVGLVEVPMGTTLRDIIYDIGGGIADGKAFKAVQTGGPSGGVITEENLDTPIDYESIRKIGSMMGSGGMIVLDEDTDMVEISKFYLDFTQDESCGKCTPCRIGTKRLYEILDRLTSMEGQPEDLDLLEELAHNVKDSSLCGLGQSAPNPILSTIDRFREEYEAYAYRTKKTTYSIDKDNCIGCTKCSRVCPVDCITGEVKQPHVINESECIACGACYNACPVDAIIKP, from the coding sequence ATGACACAAACTGAACCGATTAAACAATACCGTATTGCCTTAAGAAACTGTGGCTTTATTAATCCTGAAAATATCGATGAATACATTGCTGTTAAAGGCTATCAAGCTTTAGGTAAAGCGTTAACTGAGTATACGCCTAAAGAAGTAATAAATATTGTGAAAGAAGCCCACTTGCGTGGACGTGGTGGAGGTGGATTCCCAACGGGCTTAAAATGGGAATTAACCGCACGCGAACAAAGTGATGAAAAATATATTATTTGTAATGCAGACGAGGGAGATCCTGGGGCATTTATGGATCGTTCTATTTTAGAAGGTGATCCCCATTCTGTATTAGAAGCAATGGCAATTGCAGGGTATGCGATTGGATCTAATAAAGGCTATATCTATATCCGTGCTGAGTATCCACTAGCAATTTCACGTTTACAAATTGCGATTGATCAAGCTAGAGATTATGGCCTATTAGGCGACAATATCTTTGATAGTGGTTTTGACTTTGATATTGAATTAAAATTAGGTGCTGGGGCATTTGTCTGTGGTGAAGAAACCGCCCTGATTAACAGCCTTCAAGGACTACGTGGAGAACCAAATAAAAAACCCCCTTTTCCTAGTGTGAGTGGGTTTAGAGGAAAACCAACGAGTGTGAATAATGTTGAAACGTTTGCGAATATACCAGCTATTATTATGAAAGGTGCTGACTGGTTCAACACCATCGGAACCGAGCATTCTAAAGGAACTAAAGTATTCGCTTTAGCGGGGAAAGTCAATAACGTTGGTCTTGTTGAAGTCCCGATGGGAACAACACTGCGTGACATCATTTATGATATTGGTGGTGGTATTGCTGATGGCAAAGCTTTTAAAGCTGTTCAAACAGGTGGTCCAAGTGGTGGTGTCATCACAGAAGAAAATCTTGATACTCCGATTGATTATGAATCTATTCGTAAAATCGGTAGTATGATGGGTAGTGGCGGAATGATTGTATTAGATGAAGATACTGATATGGTTGAAATCTCTAAGTTCTATTTAGACTTTACCCAAGATGAGTCGTGTGGAAAATGTACACCGTGTCGAATTGGAACAAAGCGCTTATATGAAATTTTAGATCGCTTAACATCAATGGAAGGACAACCTGAAGACCTAGACTTATTAGAAGAACTTGCGCACAATGTGAAAGATAGTTCGTTATGTGGTCTTGGACAAAGTGCACCAAATCCAATTTTATCAACCATTGATCGTTTCCGTGAAGAGTATGAAGCGTATGCATATAGAACGAAGAAAACAACATACAGTATCGATAAAGATAACTGTATTGGGTGTACTAAGTGTTCACGTGTATGTCCAGTTGATTGTATTACTGGTGAGGTTAAACAACCTCATGTTATTAACGAGTCTGAATGTATTGCCTGTGGCGCATGTTATAATGCCTGCCCAGTCGATGCCATTATTAAACCTTAG
- a CDS encoding NADH-dependent [FeFe] hydrogenase, group A6, producing MNTVNIHVNGRPMMVKKGTTVLDACDQAGIKIPTLCHLNLEEYGIVNKVASCRVCVVEVENRQALVPSCAEKVYEGMHIKTDSIRAINSRRNNLELLLSNHPFECLTCTKNLTCELQSLAEELNIREISFTGEKMAYSIDQSSKSIVKDPNKCVMCRRCETMCNEVQTVGVLSGLRRGFDAVVAPAFNLDMADTSCTYCGQCVAVCPTGALTERNDVPRVWKRLANKNYHMVVQVAPAVRVALGEMFGMDPGSISTGKIVTALRRLGFDAVFDTNFGADLTIMEEARELVHRIEHGGTLPMLTSCCPAWVKFIEHQFPEMLDVPSTCKSPQTMVGAIAKTYYAEKIHLPSKQIKVVSIMPCVAKKAESARPELSKENLHNVDYTLSTREFGHMIKEAGIEFEKLPDGEFDNILGESTGAAAIFGTTGGVIEAAARTAYELLTGDNLERIDFQELRGMEGIREATITINDLDLKIGIAHGLGNARHLLEEIKAGNVDYHAIEIMACPGGCIGGGGQPYHHGDMSIIEARQKAIYEIDKSMPRRKSHENEMVLKLYQDFLGDPYGEKAHDLLHTCYTKGERI from the coding sequence ATGAATACAGTAAATATCCATGTCAATGGTAGACCAATGATGGTAAAAAAAGGCACTACTGTGCTTGATGCATGTGATCAAGCAGGCATTAAAATACCAACACTCTGCCATTTAAATTTAGAAGAATACGGTATTGTCAATAAAGTCGCATCATGCCGCGTGTGTGTTGTTGAAGTTGAAAACCGTCAAGCTTTGGTACCTAGTTGTGCTGAAAAAGTCTATGAAGGTATGCATATTAAAACCGATAGTATTCGTGCGATTAATTCGCGTCGAAATAATCTTGAATTATTATTAAGTAATCATCCGTTTGAATGTTTAACTTGTACAAAAAACTTAACCTGTGAATTACAATCCCTTGCGGAGGAACTCAATATTCGCGAAATCTCATTTACAGGTGAAAAAATGGCCTATTCGATTGATCAGTCGAGCAAATCAATAGTGAAAGATCCGAATAAATGTGTCATGTGTCGACGTTGTGAAACAATGTGTAACGAGGTTCAAACTGTTGGAGTATTAAGTGGGTTAAGACGTGGTTTTGATGCGGTTGTCGCACCAGCGTTTAACTTAGATATGGCTGATACATCATGTACCTATTGCGGACAATGTGTGGCAGTCTGCCCTACAGGAGCATTAACAGAACGTAACGATGTCCCACGGGTATGGAAACGGCTTGCGAATAAAAATTATCATATGGTTGTACAAGTTGCCCCAGCTGTGCGGGTTGCTTTAGGTGAAATGTTTGGGATGGACCCAGGCAGTATTTCAACAGGCAAAATTGTTACAGCCTTAAGACGGCTTGGATTTGATGCCGTATTTGATACCAACTTTGGCGCAGATTTAACCATTATGGAAGAAGCTAGAGAATTGGTTCACCGGATTGAACACGGTGGCACCTTACCAATGTTAACGAGTTGTTGTCCAGCGTGGGTTAAATTTATTGAACATCAGTTCCCTGAAATGTTAGATGTGCCATCCACGTGCAAGTCTCCACAAACCATGGTTGGGGCGATTGCAAAAACCTATTATGCTGAAAAGATACACTTACCAAGTAAGCAAATCAAAGTTGTCTCAATTATGCCTTGTGTGGCAAAAAAAGCTGAAAGTGCACGTCCTGAATTATCAAAAGAAAATCTACATAATGTGGATTACACCTTATCAACCCGTGAATTTGGTCATATGATTAAAGAAGCTGGGATTGAATTTGAGAAGTTACCAGATGGTGAATTTGATAATATCTTAGGAGAATCAACGGGTGCTGCTGCTATATTTGGTACGACAGGTGGTGTCATTGAAGCTGCTGCACGAACAGCGTACGAGTTATTGACTGGGGATAATCTAGAACGTATTGATTTCCAAGAGTTACGTGGTATGGAAGGCATTAGAGAAGCAACTATTACAATCAATGATTTAGACTTAAAAATTGGTATTGCTCATGGTCTTGGTAATGCAAGACACTTATTAGAAGAAATTAAAGCTGGTAATGTTGATTATCATGCAATTGAAATCATGGCTTGTCCTGGTGGTTGTATCGGTGGTGGTGGACAACCTTATCATCATGGAGATATGTCTATTATTGAAGCACGTCAAAAAGCCATTTATGAGATTGATAAATCAATGCCTAGACGTAAGAGTCATGAAAATGAGATGGTATTAAAACTATATCAAGATTTTCTTGGCGATCCATACGGGGAAAAAGCACATGACTTACTCCACACTTGCTATACAAAAGGAGAACGCATATAA
- a CDS encoding NAD(P)H-dependent oxidoreductase subunit E, with product MGNIHLNVDTLDQEKLALLQTYIDELERPEESLIHVLHRAQKLFGHIPHNLQFFVAKQLHIGAARVNGVVSFYSFFNEDKPGKYDISVCMGTACYVRGAEKVLHTLLDTLEIEKGKVTDDGLFSVRDVRCIGACGLAPVVTVGEKVYGHTTEDIALDIIDYYRGEHNEN from the coding sequence ATGGGAAACATTCATTTAAATGTTGATACCTTAGATCAAGAAAAATTAGCATTACTACAAACGTATATTGATGAACTAGAACGTCCTGAAGAATCATTAATTCATGTGTTACACCGTGCCCAAAAACTATTTGGGCATATTCCGCATAATTTACAGTTTTTTGTCGCTAAACAGTTACATATTGGCGCTGCCCGTGTAAATGGTGTGGTAAGCTTCTATTCGTTTTTTAATGAAGACAAGCCAGGTAAATATGATATTAGTGTATGCATGGGAACAGCGTGTTATGTAAGAGGTGCTGAAAAGGTGCTTCATACATTGCTTGACACATTAGAAATTGAAAAGGGAAAAGTGACAGACGATGGTCTCTTTAGTGTGCGCGACGTGAGATGCATCGGGGCATGTGGCTTAGCACCTGTTGTCACTGTTGGTGAAAAAGTCTATGGGCATACCACTGAAGATATAGCCTTAGATATTATTGATTACTATCGGGGTGAACATAATGAAAATTAA
- the thrB gene encoding homoserine kinase has product MTTTMLRVRVPATSANLGSGFDMAALALDLYNQFDIKRYHRLVFKGFDPRFNHPDNLVYQSYLKALKHINPMTEAFTFHITLSENAIPVARGLGSSASCIIAGIMAANHFHELNLEGRDIFQLAVKLEGHADNVGAAIYGGLISVMQTGKEYTIIKHDIHKSFTFDLFIPDFTGDTKTLRDVVPTDFHRQDVVYQLERVAALFKAFKDGDITLLKEAVKDGIHQNKRIQVLKLYTYIHALSNDDCVMVLSGSGPTLLRIRGKGKVLPEQTTTLNKIESLQLSNGTTIEVLK; this is encoded by the coding sequence TTGACAACGACTATGTTACGAGTTAGAGTACCAGCAACAAGCGCAAACCTTGGTAGTGGGTTTGATATGGCTGCGCTCGCATTAGATTTGTATAATCAGTTTGATATAAAACGGTATCATCGGTTAGTATTTAAAGGATTTGACCCCCGGTTTAATCATCCAGATAATTTAGTTTATCAATCCTATTTAAAGGCGTTAAAACACATAAATCCTATGACAGAAGCATTCACGTTCCATATTACGCTTAGTGAAAATGCGATACCCGTCGCCCGAGGACTTGGCAGTAGTGCAAGTTGTATAATTGCAGGGATTATGGCTGCGAACCACTTTCATGAGCTTAACTTAGAAGGGCGGGATATATTTCAATTAGCTGTCAAACTAGAAGGCCACGCTGATAATGTAGGGGCTGCTATTTATGGTGGTTTAATTAGTGTTATGCAAACAGGTAAGGAGTATACGATCATTAAGCATGATATCCATAAATCTTTTACATTTGATCTTTTTATACCGGACTTTACAGGAGACACAAAAACATTAAGAGACGTCGTACCTACGGATTTTCATCGTCAAGATGTTGTCTATCAATTAGAACGTGTTGCTGCATTGTTTAAAGCATTTAAAGATGGGGATATTACGTTATTAAAAGAGGCTGTAAAAGATGGTATACACCAAAATAAACGTATTCAGGTATTAAAACTTTATACGTATATTCACGCATTATCAAATGATGATTGTGTTATGGTATTAAGTGGATCAGGACCGACTTTGTTAAGAATCCGTGGGAAAGGTAAGGTCTTGCCGGAACAAACGACTACATTAAATAAGATAGAATCATTACAACTAAGTAATGGGACAACAATAGAGGTGTTAAAATGA
- a CDS encoding aspartate-semialdehyde dehydrogenase, which translates to MKQYNVAIVGATGLVGQTFLEILNNTDLPIKSLRLFASEKSKGKTLYYKDQPITIETIEKGVFETVDYALFSIGSLLSKQYAKQANKEGCKVIDNSSAFRFDDEVPLVVPSINFDDVITHDLIANPNCSTIQSVIPLDVIRQLANILTVRYTTYQSVSGSGHKGLEALHENTGFYPVDIKQTVYPKIDVLLDDGYTFEEKKMIDETQKILHDPHILLNATCVRVPVERGHAVSIEVKTDKQIDLDVLKAALNDHPMITLDAFPNTVDVSRKNIVSVGRIRRDKIDQNGILLFIAADNLYVGAAQNAVDILQKMMAHEA; encoded by the coding sequence ATGAAACAATATAATGTCGCAATAGTTGGCGCAACAGGACTTGTTGGGCAGACATTTTTAGAAATCTTAAACAATACGGACTTACCGATTAAGTCATTACGTCTTTTCGCATCAGAAAAATCTAAAGGAAAAACCTTATATTATAAGGATCAACCGATAACAATTGAGACAATTGAAAAAGGAGTTTTTGAAACTGTCGATTATGCCTTGTTTAGTATCGGAAGTTTACTTAGTAAACAATACGCCAAACAAGCAAATAAAGAAGGGTGTAAAGTTATTGATAATTCAAGTGCATTTCGTTTTGATGATGAGGTTCCTCTTGTCGTACCCAGTATAAACTTTGATGATGTCATAACTCATGATTTGATAGCGAATCCAAATTGTTCAACCATTCAAAGTGTCATTCCGCTTGATGTGATTCGTCAATTAGCAAATATTTTAACCGTTCGTTACACCACTTACCAATCAGTATCCGGTAGTGGTCATAAAGGCCTTGAAGCGCTACATGAAAACACAGGCTTTTATCCTGTTGATATCAAACAAACGGTTTATCCCAAAATTGATGTTTTATTAGATGATGGATACACCTTTGAAGAAAAGAAAATGATTGATGAAACACAAAAAATATTACATGATCCTCATATACTCTTAAACGCGACATGTGTACGTGTCCCGGTAGAACGAGGTCACGCCGTTTCAATCGAAGTAAAAACAGATAAACAGATTGATCTTGATGTCTTAAAAGCGGCTCTTAATGACCATCCGATGATCACACTCGACGCATTTCCTAATACAGTTGATGTGAGTCGTAAGAATATCGTGAGTGTAGGGCGCATTCGTCGCGATAAAATTGATCAAAATGGGATCTTGCTATTTATCGCTGCGGATAATTTATATGTTGGTGCTGCGCAAAATGCAGTTGATATCTTACAAAAGATGATGGCTCATGAAGCGTGA
- a CDS encoding (2Fe-2S) ferredoxin domain-containing protein, whose protein sequence is MKINTLDKLQAKQKALKNQVSLRHEGKSSSDQIEVLVGLATCGFAVGADDTMMAIEKRIKETDIDATVVGVGCIGYCHIEPTIQVNIPGETPRLYGPITEKMAEKFVDTVLKDRKAFDDYLITQSFDKAVL, encoded by the coding sequence ATGAAAATTAATACCTTAGATAAATTGCAAGCAAAACAAAAGGCATTAAAAAATCAGGTAAGTTTACGTCATGAGGGGAAATCATCATCAGATCAAATTGAAGTCCTTGTTGGCCTTGCGACCTGTGGGTTTGCGGTTGGTGCGGATGATACAATGATGGCGATTGAAAAACGGATTAAAGAAACAGATATTGATGCGACTGTTGTTGGGGTTGGGTGTATTGGTTACTGCCATATAGAACCAACTATTCAAGTCAATATTCCAGGGGAAACGCCACGTCTTTATGGCCCTATTACAGAAAAGATGGCTGAGAAGTTTGTCGATACAGTCTTAAAGGACCGTAAGGCATTTGATGACTATTTAATTACACAATCTTTTGATAAGGCGGTGCTTTAA
- a CDS encoding aspartate kinase, giving the protein MKRDIKVCKFGGTSVASSQQFKQIQHIVSLDNTRKIIVVSAPGKIADSQAKVTDLLYLLYEHIKYDTDYRHLLHQITDRFIEIKNNLGLSFDVKQYMSDLSKNLSKTVHRDWLVSRGEYLTAKLMSEFLGYTFLDSYQHIFVNYDKQIDYDKTESTMAKINVDHGIVMPGFYATTPNKDVTLLSRGGSDTTASIIAYALNVKAYENFTDVNGVYVTDPTIVKDAKIIPALNYSEIKELSYRGAKLFHQEAITPVAKRDIPIIIKNTNQPEEAGTIISSNASPKEHIVTAISGKKEFTIFNITKTGDEAKTKILQSIITIFMRHNIEIEHIPSGIDSFSVIVSHDQVDTSKFMIMSQLSELDGIERIDIEESLALIAVVGKNMAKTPGVAGKLFSALGNAKINIKVIAQSSTELSVIVGVDEPDYSDAITTIYHTFFE; this is encoded by the coding sequence ATGAAGCGTGATATTAAAGTCTGTAAATTTGGGGGGACATCTGTCGCATCAAGTCAGCAGTTTAAACAAATACAACATATTGTTTCATTAGACAATACACGTAAAATTATTGTTGTGAGTGCTCCCGGTAAAATAGCAGATAGCCAAGCAAAAGTGACTGATTTATTATACTTATTATATGAACATATTAAATATGACACAGATTACCGCCATTTACTACACCAAATAACTGATCGATTCATTGAAATAAAAAACAATTTAGGATTATCTTTTGATGTTAAACAGTACATGAGTGATCTTTCAAAAAATCTAAGTAAGACGGTTCATCGTGATTGGCTTGTGAGTCGTGGTGAATACCTCACCGCAAAACTTATGAGTGAGTTTTTAGGGTATACCTTTTTAGATAGTTACCAACATATTTTTGTCAATTATGATAAACAAATTGATTATGATAAAACAGAATCAACTATGGCAAAAATTAATGTAGATCATGGCATTGTGATGCCAGGGTTTTATGCCACGACACCGAATAAAGATGTTACCCTGTTATCTCGTGGGGGTAGTGATACCACCGCAAGCATTATTGCATATGCACTAAACGTAAAGGCTTATGAAAATTTTACAGATGTGAATGGCGTATATGTGACCGATCCAACAATTGTCAAAGATGCTAAAATCATTCCTGCTTTAAACTATAGTGAAATTAAAGAACTATCGTATCGCGGAGCGAAATTGTTTCATCAAGAAGCAATCACACCTGTCGCAAAAAGAGATATTCCAATTATCATTAAAAACACCAATCAACCAGAAGAAGCGGGTACGATCATTTCTTCGAATGCCTCACCTAAAGAGCATATTGTTACGGCTATTTCAGGAAAAAAAGAGTTTACGATATTTAACATTACTAAAACCGGAGACGAGGCAAAAACAAAAATATTACAATCAATCATCACTATTTTCATGCGTCATAATATTGAAATAGAACATATCCCAAGTGGCATTGATTCGTTTAGTGTGATTGTGTCACATGACCAAGTGGATACATCTAAGTTTATGATTATGAGTCAACTTAGTGAATTAGACGGTATAGAACGGATTGATATTGAAGAATCCCTTGCATTAATTGCCGTTGTGGGTAAAAATATGGCCAAAACTCCTGGTGTGGCTGGTAAGTTATTTAGTGCATTAGGAAATGCCAAGATTAATATTAAAGTAATCGCCCAATCATCAACAGAGTTAAGTGTCATCGTTGGTGTTGATGAACCCGACTATAGTGATGCTATTACGACCATATATCATACCTTTTTTGAATAA
- the thrC gene encoding threonine synthase, whose amino-acid sequence MVLSTRSNHIVDIETALLNGLAEDGGLYVIDELPAFFDHSLKMDNYKTIAFKLLHTLLPFEEADLIQLINDAYKHFPKEIIKLSHHDRYSFLELYHGPTFSFKDMALQLLPQLIEHVKTRQGIKRQTLVLTATSGDTGSAALAGYDSFKNAKVIVLYPKQGVSPFQEHQMNSYQDDNHHIYGIDGNFDDCQSVIKDAFQNVNRNEVLVTSANSINIGRLIAQIIYYFASYNKFMNAHNLTYGQPINVVVPSGNFGNVLSCYYAKQMGLPIHKMIIASNQNNVLTEFFKTGIYKVDSEIKQSYSPSMDISIPSNLERYIFALLDRDHQALNNLMKTLKKTHKIEVKEVLEQTDFYANYASEEDTLETIKNVFHKERKVIDPHTAVAKKVYDKYCQETQDDTRTMIVSTASPYKFSKAVSEALSLPKSHDLLTQIKQIGQLDQLSIDPRIISLFDTTVIEKELSKKGALDQVLKTLDNDYVTS is encoded by the coding sequence ATGGTTTTAAGTACACGAAGTAACCATATAGTAGATATTGAAACAGCCCTCTTAAATGGGTTGGCAGAGGATGGTGGACTCTATGTAATTGATGAGTTACCAGCGTTTTTTGATCACTCTTTAAAAATGGATAATTATAAAACCATTGCATTTAAGTTATTACACACGTTATTACCATTTGAAGAGGCAGATTTGATACAGCTGATTAATGACGCTTACAAACACTTTCCTAAAGAGATTATTAAATTATCACATCATGATAGATATAGTTTTTTAGAGTTATACCATGGACCGACGTTCTCATTTAAAGATATGGCCTTACAACTCTTGCCACAATTAATAGAACATGTGAAAACAAGACAAGGTATCAAACGACAAACACTTGTTTTAACCGCAACATCAGGTGATACTGGTAGTGCTGCTTTAGCGGGATATGATTCTTTTAAGAACGCCAAAGTGATTGTTCTATACCCTAAACAAGGTGTGAGTCCTTTTCAGGAACATCAAATGAACAGTTATCAAGATGATAACCATCATATATATGGAATAGATGGGAACTTTGATGACTGTCAAAGCGTTATCAAAGACGCTTTTCAAAACGTGAATCGTAATGAGGTCCTTGTAACCTCTGCAAACTCAATAAATATTGGACGATTAATCGCTCAAATAATTTATTACTTCGCCAGTTATAACAAGTTTATGAATGCTCATAATTTAACATATGGTCAACCGATTAACGTGGTTGTACCGAGTGGTAATTTCGGGAATGTATTATCCTGTTATTATGCGAAACAAATGGGACTTCCTATCCATAAAATGATTATAGCTTCAAATCAAAATAATGTTCTTACAGAGTTCTTTAAGACAGGTATCTATAAAGTTGATTCAGAGATTAAGCAAAGCTATTCACCGTCAATGGATATATCAATTCCAAGCAACTTAGAACGATATATATTTGCATTATTAGACCGTGATCATCAGGCGTTAAACAACTTGATGAAAACACTCAAAAAAACACATAAAATAGAAGTTAAAGAGGTATTAGAACAAACGGATTTTTATGCCAATTATGCTTCGGAAGAAGATACTTTAGAAACAATTAAAAACGTGTTTCATAAAGAACGAAAAGTGATTGATCCACATACGGCTGTGGCAAAAAAAGTCTATGACAAATATTGTCAAGAAACACAAGACGATACACGGACCATGATTGTCTCTACAGCGAGTCCATATAAATTTTCTAAAGCAGTATCTGAGGCACTTTCCTTACCGAAAAGTCATGATCTTTTAACACAAATAAAACAGATTGGTCAACTCGATCAATTATCAATTGATCCACGCATTATATCGCTCTTTGATACTACCGTCATCGAAAAAGAGCTATCTAAGAAAGGCGCATTAGATCAGGTGTTGAAGACACTTGACAACGACTATGTTACGAGTTAG
- a CDS encoding glycoside hydrolase family 30 protein, translating into MIVQYQTTKDHLWQIIEKENKLYRNQKSLVVDSSTTFQTMLGFGGAFTEAAGYTFAQLSKENQDKVLKAYFDPVVGLGYNLGRVSIHSCDFSLDNYTYVEDNDTELKTFDIKRDHDYVIPFIEKAEKVAGKQMKLLASPWSPPPWMKTNGEMNNGGKLKEEYFQTWADYFVKFIDSYRSIDKNIFAVTVQNEPAAKQIWDSCLYTKEEERDFVKNYLGPTLKKAYPDIHIIIWDHNRDIIVERADAILSDEEAREYVWGTGLHWYVSEEFEKVGKVHELHPDKHILFTEGCIEGGVHLGAWHTGERYARNMIGDFNNYCEGYIDWNLILNEIGGPNHVGNYCDAPIIGDTKEDTIHFNSSYYYIGHFSKFIQPGAKRIKHTFDDNDLVTVSFINPDKRIVTVVLNETEEEKEITLKMDTEEQVVTLAPRSISTFIKE; encoded by the coding sequence ATGATTGTTCAATACCAAACGACCAAAGATCATCTTTGGCAAATAATAGAGAAAGAAAATAAGCTTTATCGCAACCAAAAATCATTAGTGGTTGATTCAAGTACAACTTTTCAAACCATGCTAGGATTTGGTGGCGCATTTACAGAAGCTGCTGGATATACATTTGCACAGTTATCAAAAGAGAATCAAGATAAAGTATTAAAAGCATACTTCGATCCGGTTGTTGGATTAGGCTATAATTTGGGGCGTGTATCGATTCATAGTTGTGATTTCTCGTTAGATAATTATACATATGTAGAAGACAACGATACGGAATTAAAAACGTTTGATATTAAACGCGATCATGATTATGTGATTCCGTTTATCGAAAAAGCCGAAAAAGTGGCGGGTAAACAAATGAAATTGCTCGCATCACCTTGGAGTCCACCTCCTTGGATGAAAACAAATGGTGAAATGAATAATGGCGGTAAATTAAAAGAAGAATATTTCCAAACATGGGCAGATTATTTTGTGAAGTTTATTGATAGTTATCGTTCCATTGATAAAAATATTTTTGCTGTGACGGTTCAAAATGAACCAGCCGCAAAACAAATTTGGGATAGTTGTTTATATACGAAAGAAGAAGAACGTGACTTTGTAAAAAATTATTTAGGGCCAACGTTGAAAAAAGCATATCCTGATATCCATATTATTATTTGGGATCACAATAGAGATATTATTGTAGAACGCGCAGATGCAATTCTATCTGATGAAGAGGCACGGGAATATGTTTGGGGCACAGGCTTACATTGGTATGTGAGTGAAGAGTTTGAAAAAGTCGGTAAAGTTCATGAACTTCATCCTGATAAACACATCTTATTTACAGAAGGATGTATTGAAGGTGGTGTTCACTTAGGTGCTTGGCACACGGGGGAACGCTATGCACGTAATATGATTGGAGACTTCAATAATTATTGTGAAGGCTATATTGATTGGAACTTAATCTTAAATGAAATCGGTGGACCAAATCATGTTGGAAACTATTGTGACGCACCAATCATTGGTGACACAAAGGAAGATACCATACATTTTAATAGCTCATATTATTACATTGGGCATTTTAGTAAGTTTATCCAACCAGGGGCTAAACGTATTAAACATACATTTGACGATAACGACCTAGTGACCGTCTCATTCATCAATCCAGATAAACGGATTGTGACGGTGGTCTTAAATGAAACTGAAGAAGAGAAAGAAATTACTTTAAAGATGGACACAGAAGAACAAGTTGTGACCCTAGCACCAAGAAGTATTTCGACATTTATAAAGGAGTGA